Within Triticum dicoccoides isolate Atlit2015 ecotype Zavitan chromosome 1B, WEW_v2.0, whole genome shotgun sequence, the genomic segment agtacgtgtaaggtcggtccgggccgcttcatcccacaataccgtcgaaacaagattggactagtaacggtaagcatattgaacaacatcaacgcccacaactactttgtgttctactcgtgcaaagaatctacgcaatagacctagctcatgatgccactgttgggtaacgtagcagaaattcaaaattttcctacgtgtcaccaagatctatctatggagaaatcagcaacgaggggaaggagagtgcatctacatacccttgtagatcgctaagcggaagcgttcaagtgaacggggttgatggagtcgtactcgtcgtgattcaaatcaccgatgatcaagtgccgaacggacggcacctccgcgttcaacacacgtacagcccggtgacgtctcccatgccttgatccagcaaggagagagggagaggttgaagaagactccatccaacaacagcacaacggcgtggtggtggtggaggagcgtggcaatcccgcagggcttcgccaagcaccatgggagaggaggagtagggagagaggcagggctgcaccaagagggagagaactcatgttttatgagcagccctaggcctcactatatataggggagagggggggctgcgccccctttagggtttcccacccccaaggggtgcggccagccctagatggcaaaggggaggcggccaaggggggagaggagagggaggcgcaccaatatgggccttaaggcccatctggactagggtttgccccctcccactctctcttgcgccttggcccccttctggggggcgcaccagccctcctaggggctggtcccctcccacacttggcccacgcagccttctggggcaggtggccccacttggtggacccccgggaccctcccggtggtcccggtacaataccgatatcgcccgaaacttttccggtgaccaaaacaggacttcccatatataaatctttacctccggaccattccggaactcctcgtgacgtccgggatctcatccgggactccgaacaacattcggtaaccacatacaaacttcctttataaccctagcgtcatcgaaccttaagtgtgtagaccctacgggttcgggagacatgcagacatgaccgagacgttctccggtcaataaccaacagggggatctggatacccatgatggctcccacacgttccacgatgatctcatcggatgaaccacgatgtcaaggacttaatcaatcccgtattcaattccctttgtctatcggtatgttacttgcccgagattcgatcgtcggtatccaataccttgttcaatctcgttaccggcaagtcactttactcgtttcgtaacacatcatcccgtgatcaactccttggtcacattgcgcatatgatgatgtcctaccgagtgggcccagagatacctttccgtttacacggagtgacaaatcccagtctcgatccgcataaaacaatagatatttcggagatacctgtagtgcacctttatagtcacccagttacgttgtgacgtttgatacacccaaagcactcctacggtatccaggagttacacgctctcatggtcgaaggaagagatacttgacattggcaaagctctagcaaatgaactacacgatcttttgtgctagtcttaggattgggtcttgtccatcacatcattctcctaatgatgtgatcccgttatcaacgacatccaatgtccatagccaggaaaccatgactatctgttgatcacaacgagctagtcaactagaggctcactagggacatattgtggtctatgtattcacacgtgtattacgatttccggataatacagttatagcatgaataaaagacaattatcatgaacaaggaaatataataataatacttttattattgcctctagggcatatttccaacagtatcaccattaagaaagctcgacttgtcgttaagatattttcccacaagttcaaggagttgactacgatgagactttctcactcgtagcgattctaagagtctgttggaattatattagcaattaatgcattatttatgaaatcttgcatataggatgtcaaaacattgtttcctcgacgattttcttgaggaaaggttgtatgtgatacaaccagaaggttttgacaatcctgaaagatgctaacaagtatgcaaagctccagcaatccttctaaggactggagtaagcatctcagagttggaatatacgctttgatgagatgatcaaagattttgggtttatacaaagtttatgagaaacttgtatttccaaagaagtgagtgggagcactatagaatttctgatgagtatatgttgttgacatattgttgattagaaatgatgtagaatttctagaaagcatagggttatttgaaaagtgttttccaatggaaaacctagattaagctgcttgaacattaagcatcaagatctataaggatagatcaagatcgcttgatagtactttcaaacgaatacacactgtgacaagattttgaaggagttcaaaatagatcggcaaagaaggagttcttggctgtgttatgaggtgtgagtattgagtaagactcaagacctgaccatgacAGAAGAGagggaaaggacgaaggtcgtcccctatgctttagacgtaggctctacagtatgatatgctgtgtaccgcacctgaagtgtggtaTATCTCCACTGCTTGTTTCTCACATGATGTCAGTGTGATGTCTCTCTTATACTTGTTATCTATTCAATTAACTATAATTATTCTTATATTCGCTCTCAATGGTAAATAGTCCCCTTGACATTTTTTGTGGAATTTAATCTACTTATGATGTACGGGTACCTTATGGAATAAGAACTTGTAAATCAACACATATTTATTTTTACCTGGTTAATTTGCTTTCTGTCAAGGTAATTCGCTTGATGATAAAATTTATCTTTTAGGTTTGTTCAATCTGTTCTAGACACTATACCTGCTATAGCGCACGACAAGAGATATACTTAGTAGTAGGCAACGTATGGCTACAATATGAACAAGATCAACTATTGGAACTGTAAATCTGTAGATTCTGCTATTATAATTTCTAACTTAAAGAATGGTTCTTGTGCGGTTCCTCAAGACCTTTCCAAATAGGCTACATGTTTGGGGTTCATAATGGAAATTCTAATACACAACAACCATTTTTTGACTACAAAACTGACGGTGTCTTCTTCTCTTTTGAGAGAAAACTGATGGTATATTTCGCATGCAGTATAGCAAGTTATTTTCAGATTTACTAGACTAGGACCTGATTTATAAAAGCAAAAGTGGTATTAAGTACTGTGAGATACTTCATTGGTTTAACTTCAAATGCCAAAATGAATGCTTTTTTTATTGTTGTATTTATCTGCATTTGTTGTCGCACAAAATAGCGAGCATTGTGACATTTTGACAAATCTTCTATGAGTTTAGAACCTTATATTAATTTACAAGTTAATAATTAACTGGGTAATAAATGCATAGCTTATACTCCCATAttttgcttgcttgatttgtgtagaCTAAAATGTCATGACGTTATTCAAGATTTTTCAAGCTCTGCTCTGTCAGTCAGTATATAACATCTGTTAACTGGACAGTATGCTTATCAATTAGTCGTAGTCTAACTCCCCTAAAAAATTAGTAGTACTTCAACTGCTAAATTGACATTTGTCGGTATCCATTTTTGTGAAGGTTTAATTTATTTATGTATTCCTCATAAGGAAAATAGTTCAATTACAACTAGAGGTCTGCTGTTTTACACTACAATCATCTGGGTAGTTGTAAGTGCTTCATTGTATTggaaagttttcaaccccctccatTTTTCAACATGTCAATTATCTGATACATAGCAAATTTAATTTTGTCAATTATCAATCTCTACTTCCCTGTCTCATCACTTTTTGGCTCCATAGAATTAAATTTGTCAATAATCAATCCACTATAAAAGCCGGAGGCTCGCAACTATTTGATGACAACCGTGTTATTTTTGCACTTTTCCTTCAGTGTTGTGGAATTTATCTTTGATTAAATTTTCCAATTATCTGGCTTACAAATCTTATTTATTTCTCTGCAAATGTTTGGCTTGGACGGACGGATTTATCGATTGTACCTACCAATGTACGAATTTACGAATGTGTACGTACCATATCAATAATATATCTTTGCTTTGATAGATGTCTCATGTCTCGGTACATTCTTTATAGTCTGTAGCAGCGTATAGGCTATAATTTTAAGTCCACCAGATCATTGTTTATCCGGTGACGTAACACGACCATCTTACTAGTTAACTATAAAAAAATCAACCATATGACAATACAATGTGATGTGCATAAAAGGTCTACGTCATGTATAGTTGTTGAATCATCACAATATCTAAGTTTATGTTGTCACACATAATTTTTAAACACGGTACAAATGCAGACACTCATACATATACACATACACTCATCTCTACAAACGCACGCACAAGTCTTACCTTTATGAGCATTTTCCAGAGGCTGAGTCGACACATTATCTTAAGATTAACGAGTCGCCACAAACGCCTTCGTACATGACGGAAACGTTATCCCACTAAACGCAAACGGCCGAAAGGCCTCATAAAATGCGAGAACCAATGCTAATTCTACGACTTGAACTCCATAAGGTAAGGATACGCTGTCCTTCTAATCATCCAAGCAATTAACTAATTAGTGAAGTGAAAAGTGTTTTCTCGCACCATTGAAAAGACAAAAGTTTTCTCAACTAAAGACGAGCAAAGTACAAAACGTTGCACGGCACAATTCCTCCATGTCATCGTTCTTGTTAGCAGGTGCGCCATCAGATTAGCTAGCATGTGGACCCTCTGTCTTAACACCGTCGCATCTCCAGATCTCTTGTGAAACCCAACGACCTCAAGCTAACCCCGAACCCGAAGCCACCGCTCAAGAGAAAAAACAACAATGAAATCCGCGATGCTTCCCCTCCTCCTTGTGCTCCCCCTGCTCGCCgtcgccggccccgccgccgcgAAGCCGACGGCCTACGAGGCGCTCGCGGCCTTCGACTTCCCCCCGGGCATCATCCCCAAGGGGGTCGTCTCCTACACCCTCGACAACGCCACCGGCGACTTCACGGCGCACATCAACTCCTCCTCCACCTGCGAGTTCTCCATCCAGGGCTCCTACTCGCTCCGCTACAAGCCCGACATCAGCGGCCGCATCTCTGTCGACCGCCTCACCAACCTCCAGGGCGTCACCGTCAAGGTCCTCTTCTTCTGGCTCAACATCGTCGAGGTCACCCGCAGCGGCGACCAGCTCGGCTTCTCCGTCGGCATCGCCTCCGCCGACTTCGGCCTCGACAACTTCCTCGAGAGCCCCACCTGCGGCTGTGGCTTCGACTGCAACGACCTCCTGCTGCCGCAGTCCGCCGCCGAGTCGAGCCTGCGCCTGCGAGGTGCGTTCTAGGATCCCCACCGAGCTCTCTCACAAAGTCACAAGTGACAAGCGCCCCTTCAAAATTCAGCTAGTTCTTGGATGGATATTCTTGCTCTTGTTGCTGGAAGATACGAAGGGGCTAGTAGTATTTTCTAGTGCTGTTCCTGTTTTAGATGGACCAACAATTTCAGGACTCGATTTCGATGGGTCCGTGTGTGAGTGCTGTACTGTTTCAGAAAGTTTAGAGTAAAACACTTGAGATCAATAAAAGTTTCATATTCCTAAATACCTGTGATCTAGTTCATGTTCTGCGTCTTCCATTTTGTGGCATACTGATTAATCAGGCAGTTCTTTTGTGAAATGGAATTCTTCTATTGAATCTTTGCAAACATATCAAGCTGATACATACGCCCAACGAAGAAGTTCTAGCTCCTGGCTTCTGCATCCATGATTAATCTTCTACGTATTCATGTTCTGTGCCCTTCATTTTGTGGCATATTGATCAATCAGGCAGTTCTTTCTTTGAAATGGAGGCCTCTAGGCCTCTTACTGAATCTTTGCAAGCATATCAAGCTGATACATCCACAAATCAAGTGCTAGCCCCCCATCCACGATGCATACAGAATTACAGACCATAAAAGTACAGCCAACACATACTTGGAACAAACCAGCTGATACAAATTCGCTGACAGAATGATGAAAGAAAAACCGAATGGCAAAATCACACCCAGTACATATACTGTGAGAACAAACCTGCTGATGAAGAGTTGCTGCTGATATCAAAGTGCTAACAGAAAGATGAAAAATTAACTGAAATAGCAAAATCACTCAGGATGCCATGAATCAGGCAGGCTGGAAGGTCGAAGCTGTTTCTTCGATCCTATGTATAAATAGTGTgctaactactactccctccgttcccaaataattgtctttctaaccatctcaaatggactacaacatacggatgtatgtagacacgttttagagtgtagattcactcattttactccgtatgtagtcatttgttgaaatctctagaaagacaattatttaggaacggagggagtactatttggtCACTACAGGGTGCAAGGTATTGTAGCTTAAGCTTGAGATTGTTTGTTGAGGCTCAATAACTTCCATTTTCTTATGAGAGTAGTATATTCTTCTCGTCTGCTAAGACAGAGAGCTGGAATGAGTTGTGCTTAGACAAGGACTACAATAAATGTGATCTTGGAGGGGTCCTTATGAATAATAACTACATTTCTGGTACAATGAATTGCTAAGGGAATgcattcaatcttgagttttgcagAGTATttgtttctgtttctgtttctagTATAGTCACAAGAAAAGGAGTTGTGATGGAAATTGGTTTCAGAAACCAGGGGCAGGCATCGCTTTCACAGGTTGTTTTTGCTACCCTAACTGTTATTACAGATAAATGTGTCCAATGATTTTCTTCTTCAGTTATTAACCTACCTAAATATGGTAACCAGTAGATGTTCCCAGGCCcttgtttgtttgtttggtttTCAGACATAAACAGAGGAATCGCGTGATAATTTTAGATTGCTGTGAATGGTTTACTTGGATTTTACTTTACATAAAAAAATACATCCAAAATAGTTTCGTACTGCTATACATCCTTGAAAATTTGATGCAACAAAAGAAGATGAAAAGAGCATCCAGGTACCAATCACGTTGATGTTGTGCATCTCCTATCTACGAGAAATCCAGAGGGAGGCGCGGTGAGCTCCAGGTCACAAATGGCAGTCATCCGGTAGGTGTAGTGCCAAGACCAGAACCTTTCCCGGACCTTGAAGGTCCCTCTGATGGTGAAGAGGATCTTGTTGCTCTTCATCTGGTTCAGCAGCTCCACGGCCACCTCCGGCGGTAGCACGACCTGGCTAGACAGCATGTGGACGCTGAGGACTGTGAACTGCCCCCGCCGCTGCGCAAACGACGGCAGCGCCTGGGCCGACACCAGCCTGCCCCGAAAGAAGAGCTCGACGGCGCCGGACTGGATCACGACGCCGATCTTGCGGTTGGGGTTGGAGATGTTGGCCGTCAGCGTCATGTCGCCGTTGAAGTAGGGCGGGGGCGAGCCGATGTAGACGCTGTTGAGGGCTGCGTGGGCGACGTCGAAGGACGGCGTCCTTGGCTTCACCGTCAGGAAGACGACGAGGATCACCAGGCCGGCGAGGATGAGGAGGACGCTGAAGGCGAAGCAGACGATGGCAGCGCACCACATCGCGGGGCTGGTCCGGTGCCGTGGCTGCAGGATGatcttgggcggcggcggcggctctggctCCTGCCGCTTCATGCTGATGATCTTGGTGACGATGGTTCTTGGAGACAGGAGGTGGTATGGAGTAGGAGTACCCATTGATCCCGAGCAGCAGCAACCAATCACAAAGGAGCGCaccgggaggagaggagaggagaggagaagaagCCAAGCGAGTAAGGTGTCCGAACGGGAAAGCAAAAGGGAAGGACGAAGTAATAATGGAGGTAAAAGTAGGCTATGCTAATGCAAAATACAGAgggaagggaaaaagaagaagaagctttTGGAAAAACAGTGGATGCGGGCCTGGCCTGCCATTCATTGCCTCTCGGCTCCATTTCCGCCGTTGAAAAGTGGGAGCGAAGGCAATGTGACTGGGGCCTGCTTTA encodes:
- the LOC119340554 gene encoding uncharacterized protein LOC119340554 — encoded protein: MKSAMLPLLLVLPLLAVAGPAAAKPTAYEALAAFDFPPGIIPKGVVSYTLDNATGDFTAHINSSSTCEFSIQGSYSLRYKPDISGRISVDRLTNLQGVTVKVLFFWLNIVEVTRSGDQLGFSVGIASADFGLDNFLESPTCGCGFDCNDLLLPQSAAESSLRLRGAF
- the LOC119306713 gene encoding NDR1/HIN1-like protein 26; this encodes MGTPTPYHLLSPRTIVTKIISMKRQEPEPPPPPKIILQPRHRTSPAMWCAAIVCFAFSVLLILAGLVILVVFLTVKPRTPSFDVAHAALNSVYIGSPPPYFNGDMTLTANISNPNRKIGVVIQSGAVELFFRGRLVSAQALPSFAQRRGQFTVLSVHMLSSQVVLPPEVAVELLNQMKSNKILFTIRGTFKVRERFWSWHYTYRMTAICDLELTAPPSGFLVDRRCTTST